One Maribacter cobaltidurans genomic window carries:
- a CDS encoding hydrogenase maturation nickel metallochaperone HypA/HybF yields the protein MHETSIVNSIIATLEQEFEAEKLQKMKAIHLKVGILSNIEPRLLHNAYDVYHLRDGRFQNVALKIESTQLKIQCEVCDHVTNVENYRFLCENCERPSKNVIEGEEMLIHKIEFDD from the coding sequence ATGCACGAAACATCTATCGTAAATAGCATTATTGCGACTTTGGAACAAGAGTTTGAAGCTGAGAAACTCCAGAAGATGAAAGCAATTCACCTGAAAGTGGGAATCCTTTCGAACATAGAACCGCGTTTGCTACACAACGCATATGATGTTTATCATTTAAGGGATGGCAGATTTCAGAACGTTGCTTTGAAAATAGAATCGACACAATTGAAAATTCAATGTGAAGTTTGCGATCATGTTACCAATGTGGAGAATTACAGGTTTCTATGCGAAAATTGCGAACGACCAAGTAAAAATGTAATCGAAGGGGAGGAAATGTTGATTCACAAAATAGAATTTGATGACTAG
- a CDS encoding HypC/HybG/HupF family hydrogenase formation chaperone produces MCLAIPGKIKSIEMQYDGKVRMAKVLFGGITKEASLEMLPDADIDDYVLVHVGVAISKVDEEEAQKTFKYLEEIGELGDLTDVDEYLPKTN; encoded by the coding sequence ATGTGTTTAGCGATTCCAGGTAAAATCAAGAGTATTGAAATGCAGTATGATGGCAAGGTGCGCATGGCTAAAGTGTTATTTGGCGGTATAACCAAAGAGGCCAGTTTAGAAATGCTGCCTGATGCCGATATTGACGATTATGTATTGGTACACGTTGGTGTTGCCATCAGCAAAGTAGATGAAGAAGAAGCGCAAAAAACGTTTAAGTATCTGGAAGAGATTGGGGAACTGGGAGACCTTACCGATGTAGATGAATATTTGCCAAAAACTAATTAA
- a CDS encoding Tn3 family transposase: MEQNQYQDWYLTYDESILLKNKSFPHKLAFAVQLKQYLSTGSFPKSKSSLVSGLVSHLSEQLETNESILNEYDWSQRTAERHRKEILKFLGVEKTNEEHREDLIDFLIDDILPFGSTKTEIEDVCLKWFFEHKLSAPTEKVLSRIISTALSKFENRFFDQVASLLGRGTTELFDRCLRSDPGEKGSFTWLRSDPGRVGLLTVLDELDKLAFIEDCAIPIQEIGGIHPKIRERLYKRIASESAWEIRRHPPYIRDTLMGVFLFSRRQKIIDDLVDLFILIVGKLSKKAKKKVETALVKELKRVYGKTTILARIAEASLKDPKGTINRVIFPIANKSKLSDIVKEYKYSGKGFKNEIHGLVRSSYSSHYRRMVPKILGSLTFRSNNDLHVPILDAIDWLLENPMPNSKFSMDDDSIPTSDIIKPSFVKLVKGMGKGDMDRIDYEIAVLEALRKRLRCKEIWVEGADRYRNPDEDVPKDFNMNRKFYYDRLGVENDPVEFTKGLKEEMEIALRTLNENLPSNKYVRLRQSGIKNIVLSPMDPLVDPPNINALKGDVQSRWPMTSLLEILREADSWSGFTKLFKSIRTSERLTPEQLRKRLLLVLYGLGTNMGLKRIASGNNVSYKELRHVKNVYVHKDSLRSAIREVANGVFSVKDTKLWGEATTSCASDSKKFGSWDQNLMAEWHIRYGGRGVMIYWHVDTRSTCIYSQLKKCSSSEVANMIEGVLKHCTDMKVEKQFVDTHGQSEVAFAFCKLLGFELMPRLKNIASQKLYLPDISLKKELKNLLPILNRGIKWEIIERQYDEMVKYTAALEQGTADPESILKRFTRGNESHPTYRALQELGKAVKTIFLCRYLADGDIRREIHGGLNVIENWNSANGFIFFGKSGEVSSNRLEEQELSVLALHLLQNCLVYVNTLMIQRVVSENGWMDRFSKEDYRALSPLIHAHVNPYGKFELDMDKNLGLAV; this comes from the coding sequence ATGGAACAAAACCAGTATCAGGATTGGTACCTGACCTACGATGAGTCAATATTGTTGAAGAATAAAAGCTTTCCCCATAAACTGGCTTTTGCAGTCCAATTGAAACAATATTTATCCACAGGTTCATTTCCTAAAAGTAAATCAAGTTTGGTAAGTGGTCTGGTTTCCCATTTAAGTGAACAGTTGGAGACCAATGAATCTATTTTAAATGAGTATGATTGGTCGCAAAGAACCGCAGAACGTCATCGTAAAGAAATATTAAAATTCTTGGGCGTTGAAAAAACAAATGAAGAACACCGCGAAGATCTTATCGATTTTTTGATTGACGACATCCTTCCCTTTGGAAGTACAAAAACAGAAATCGAAGATGTTTGCCTTAAATGGTTCTTTGAACATAAACTTTCAGCTCCTACGGAAAAAGTACTTTCCCGTATAATTTCCACTGCACTCTCGAAATTTGAAAACAGATTTTTCGATCAGGTTGCATCATTGTTGGGAAGGGGTACAACGGAATTATTCGACCGTTGCCTGAGAAGCGATCCAGGCGAAAAGGGTTCGTTTACTTGGCTTCGTTCAGATCCTGGACGTGTTGGCCTTCTAACCGTTCTTGATGAGCTGGACAAATTGGCATTTATAGAGGATTGCGCAATTCCTATTCAAGAAATCGGTGGGATACATCCCAAGATTAGGGAAAGATTGTACAAAAGAATAGCTTCGGAATCCGCTTGGGAGATAAGGCGACACCCACCATATATTAGGGATACCCTGATGGGTGTCTTTCTTTTTTCCAGAAGGCAAAAAATCATAGATGACCTTGTGGATCTTTTCATTCTCATTGTGGGAAAACTATCAAAGAAGGCAAAAAAGAAAGTAGAGACCGCACTGGTAAAGGAATTGAAACGCGTTTATGGTAAGACGACAATATTGGCCCGAATCGCCGAGGCATCATTGAAGGACCCTAAAGGAACCATCAATAGGGTAATATTTCCCATTGCAAATAAATCGAAGCTTTCCGATATCGTCAAGGAGTATAAATATTCCGGTAAGGGTTTCAAAAATGAAATCCATGGATTGGTGCGTTCCAGTTATTCCTCACATTATCGGAGAATGGTCCCGAAAATATTGGGCAGTCTTACCTTCAGGTCGAACAACGATCTGCACGTACCTATTTTGGACGCGATAGATTGGCTGTTGGAGAACCCTATGCCAAACTCAAAATTCTCAATGGACGATGACTCGATTCCCACTTCGGACATCATCAAGCCCAGCTTTGTAAAACTTGTCAAAGGGATGGGCAAAGGCGATATGGATCGGATAGACTATGAAATAGCAGTACTTGAAGCTTTGAGAAAGAGGCTCCGTTGCAAGGAAATATGGGTTGAAGGAGCCGATAGGTACCGTAATCCCGATGAGGATGTACCTAAAGACTTCAATATGAACAGGAAATTTTATTACGACCGGTTGGGCGTAGAGAACGACCCCGTGGAATTTACCAAGGGATTAAAGGAAGAAATGGAAATCGCACTGAGAACGTTAAATGAAAACTTGCCGTCCAACAAGTATGTAAGATTACGGCAAAGCGGCATCAAGAACATTGTTCTCTCCCCCATGGACCCGCTCGTGGACCCACCGAACATAAATGCGCTCAAGGGAGATGTACAATCCAGATGGCCAATGACATCACTTTTGGAAATCCTTCGCGAAGCGGACAGTTGGTCCGGGTTCACAAAATTGTTCAAGAGTATCCGGACATCTGAACGTTTGACACCGGAACAGCTCAGAAAAAGACTATTGTTGGTTCTTTATGGGCTTGGAACCAATATGGGACTTAAAAGAATAGCGTCAGGTAATAATGTAAGCTACAAGGAGCTCCGTCATGTAAAGAATGTATATGTACACAAAGATTCCCTGCGCAGTGCCATTAGGGAAGTGGCCAATGGGGTATTCTCCGTAAAGGACACCAAACTCTGGGGCGAGGCAACGACCTCATGTGCCTCCGATTCCAAAAAGTTCGGGTCCTGGGACCAGAACCTGATGGCGGAATGGCACATCCGGTATGGAGGAAGGGGCGTTATGATCTATTGGCACGTGGACACGCGATCCACCTGCATCTATTCCCAACTAAAGAAATGTTCCTCATCAGAAGTGGCCAATATGATAGAAGGTGTACTCAAGCATTGTACCGATATGAAGGTGGAAAAACAGTTTGTGGACACCCACGGTCAGAGTGAGGTCGCGTTTGCTTTTTGCAAGCTCTTGGGGTTTGAACTAATGCCAAGGTTGAAGAATATTGCCTCCCAGAAACTTTACCTACCCGATATTTCCCTAAAGAAAGAACTTAAAAACCTTTTACCGATACTCAATAGAGGTATCAAATGGGAAATCATCGAGAGGCAATATGATGAAATGGTAAAATATACCGCTGCTTTGGAACAGGGTACCGCCGACCCTGAATCAATTTTAAAGAGGTTCACCAGGGGTAACGAGAGCCATCCGACATACAGGGCCCTGCAGGAACTAGGAAAGGCGGTGAAAACGATATTCCTTTGCAGGTACCTTGCCGATGGGGACATCAGACGTGAAATACACGGGGGGCTGAACGTGATAGAGAATTGGAACTCTGCCAACGGTTTCATTTTTTTTGGAAAAAGTGGTGAAGTTTCCTCGAACCGATTGGAAGAACAGGAACTATCCGTACTTGCACTTCATCTGCTCCAGAACTGTTTAGTCTATGTGAACACACTTATGATCCAACGTGTGGTTTCCGAGAACGGATGGATGGACAGGTTTTCAAAAGAAGATTACCGAGCATTGAGCCCGTTGATACATGCACATGTGAACCCTTACGGGAAGTTTGAGCTTGATATGGACAAAAACCTCGGTCTGGCCGTGTAG
- a CDS encoding hydrogenase maturation protease encodes MKTAIMGFGNPVRSDDAVGIYVIEQLREKLPDSDDISIIDMGTAAFEVLFGLKGHDKIILADAVLNSNEPVGTLFKVPAEEVMKAPQDDPMVFLHGMKWDQALSYTKKILQDEYPEDIQVYLVAIENTKLEVDLSDVVKEAGDKVVQHILEELNL; translated from the coding sequence ATGAAAACGGCAATAATGGGATTTGGAAATCCGGTGCGCAGCGATGATGCAGTAGGCATTTATGTAATAGAACAGTTGCGGGAAAAACTTCCCGATTCTGACGACATAAGCATTATCGATATGGGTACAGCTGCCTTTGAAGTACTTTTTGGTTTAAAAGGCCATGATAAGATTATTTTGGCAGATGCAGTTCTGAATAGCAATGAACCTGTGGGTACTTTGTTTAAAGTCCCAGCGGAAGAAGTAATGAAAGCACCTCAAGATGACCCGATGGTTTTTCTCCATGGAATGAAATGGGACCAGGCTTTATCGTACACGAAAAAAATATTACAAGATGAGTATCCAGAAGATATTCAAGTGTATTTAGTGGCGATTGAAAATACCAAGCTAGAAGTTGATTTGAGTGACGTGGTGAAGGAAGCAGGTGATAAAGTCGTACAACATATTTTGGAAGAATTAAATTTATAG
- the hypB gene encoding hydrogenase nickel incorporation protein HypB, giving the protein MSVDKSTKAARGTVQCENTNINLLKANDFVADIIKKEMAKTNTLLINITSSAGSGKTTLMQKTAEKLKDKITMAVMVGDLETERDAERIRETGIHALQIVTGGICHLEAQMVHQVLDQFDLENIDLLFIENVGNLVCPASFDLGEDYRVTLMATTEGDDKPKKYPKMFLTSDMMVVSKADLLPYVPFSVEAVIKDAREVNHEIEVLQVSSTNGEGIDAWCDWLLEKIERKKG; this is encoded by the coding sequence ATGAGCGTAGATAAATCAACAAAGGCGGCACGAGGAACTGTGCAATGCGAGAACACTAATATCAATTTGCTCAAAGCAAATGATTTTGTAGCGGATATTATTAAAAAGGAAATGGCTAAAACCAATACTCTTTTAATCAACATAACCTCATCAGCAGGTAGTGGTAAGACCACCTTAATGCAGAAAACCGCAGAAAAACTAAAGGATAAAATAACAATGGCCGTGATGGTCGGAGATTTAGAAACGGAACGTGATGCAGAGCGTATTCGGGAGACCGGCATACATGCCCTGCAGATAGTAACGGGAGGTATTTGCCATCTGGAAGCTCAAATGGTGCATCAGGTTTTAGACCAATTCGACTTGGAGAATATTGATTTATTGTTCATAGAAAATGTGGGCAATTTGGTTTGTCCGGCTTCTTTCGATTTGGGTGAAGACTATCGCGTTACCTTAATGGCAACAACAGAAGGTGATGACAAGCCCAAAAAGTATCCTAAAATGTTTTTGACCAGCGATATGATGGTCGTTTCAAAAGCCGATTTATTGCCTTACGTGCCTTTCTCAGTAGAAGCCGTAATCAAGGATGCGCGAGAGGTAAACCATGAAATAGAAGTGTTACAAGTTTCGTCTACGAACGGAGAGGGAATAGATGCTTGGTGTGATTGGTTACTGGAGAAAATTGAACGGAAGAAAGGATAA
- the hypF gene encoding carbamoyltransferase HypF, with protein MQKTFEITISGQVQGVGFRPFVYSLSKQFQLRGSVCNNQDGVLIHINASEEKATNFLVQLLENAPSISIIQSHKISEIPFQEFDGFKIIPSEAKHQTNIPLTPDFSICESCKAEIRDKSNRRYGYAFTTCTNCGPRFAATTKFPFERSNTTVSAFKMCATCQSEYINPDDRRFHSQTNGCPDCGIQLKLQDYDGRQFDGDHKELVKKTSDFIRKGSILALKNTNGYLLCCDANNKSAIERLREKKQRPAKPFALLYPSLERIKKDFNLSATEENALTSSVAPIVILNPKKSIPDLEQDGIAPGLNQFGVMLPSSALLTVLMDELGTPIIATSGNVHGSPIISKESEAIQKLSGVADYFLHHDLEVTFPQDDSVFRFTDEHQITLRRSRGLAPNFLNMTPSGNEKILAMGAHLKSTFTFVPNSHTYMSPYLGNLDSYDVSERFQNSIGQFEKLFQTQPEVILIDAHPQYQSSILGRELAEKWNAEYISIQHHKAHFASVLGEHDLFDSKEKILGLVWDGTGFGEDNMIWGGESFTYQNHEMERLIHFEYYDWLAADKMAKEPRLSFLSILPNAEKEIARKKFSETEWKVYLKMLENNPLKTSSVGRLFDAVASLLGIIDVTSYEGEAAMLLENQARMYVGNDEVDFLAGVVFENIPTKTIIQNIHQAMVDGFSIPRIANSFIHTLARVIFNIAKQHNFSCIACSGGVFQNAVLIEKLIKLAENSGIKLKFNRILSSNDENISFGQLSYYQHIKK; from the coding sequence ATGCAAAAAACCTTTGAAATTACTATTTCTGGTCAAGTACAAGGGGTGGGTTTCCGTCCTTTTGTGTATAGTTTATCTAAACAATTTCAATTGAGGGGTTCGGTTTGCAATAATCAAGACGGAGTACTAATTCACATCAATGCCTCCGAAGAAAAAGCAACTAATTTTCTGGTTCAACTACTAGAAAATGCTCCATCAATTTCTATCATTCAATCACATAAGATTTCCGAAATTCCGTTTCAAGAATTCGATGGCTTCAAGATAATTCCTTCAGAAGCAAAGCATCAAACCAACATTCCGTTAACCCCAGATTTTTCTATTTGCGAATCATGCAAAGCTGAAATTAGGGATAAAAGCAATCGGCGATATGGGTATGCTTTTACCACATGCACCAACTGCGGCCCAAGATTTGCGGCGACCACAAAATTTCCTTTTGAGAGGTCAAATACAACGGTTTCTGCCTTTAAAATGTGTGCTACTTGTCAATCGGAATATATCAATCCTGATGACAGGCGATTTCATTCGCAAACGAATGGCTGCCCCGATTGTGGGATTCAATTAAAACTGCAAGATTATGACGGGAGGCAATTTGATGGAGACCATAAGGAGCTAGTTAAGAAAACATCCGACTTCATCCGAAAAGGAAGCATCCTGGCACTTAAAAACACAAATGGTTATCTGCTATGTTGCGATGCCAATAATAAGTCGGCGATAGAACGTTTACGTGAAAAAAAGCAACGCCCTGCGAAACCTTTTGCCTTGCTCTATCCATCCTTGGAAAGAATCAAAAAAGACTTTAACCTAAGTGCTACAGAAGAAAATGCACTTACTTCATCTGTAGCTCCCATAGTTATTTTGAACCCGAAGAAGTCTATTCCTGACTTGGAACAAGATGGTATCGCTCCAGGATTGAATCAATTCGGTGTTATGTTACCATCATCAGCTTTGCTCACGGTTTTGATGGATGAACTTGGTACTCCGATCATCGCCACGAGTGGAAATGTTCATGGCTCCCCGATTATCTCGAAAGAATCAGAAGCAATTCAAAAACTATCTGGAGTGGCTGATTATTTCCTGCATCACGATTTAGAAGTTACTTTTCCTCAGGATGATTCTGTATTTCGGTTTACTGATGAACATCAAATTACACTTCGACGTTCTCGTGGATTAGCTCCCAACTTTCTGAATATGACACCTTCGGGAAACGAAAAGATACTGGCCATGGGTGCCCATTTAAAGAGCACGTTTACGTTTGTGCCTAATTCGCATACCTATATGAGTCCTTATCTTGGAAATCTGGATAGCTATGATGTTTCCGAAAGATTTCAGAATAGTATTGGACAATTTGAAAAGTTGTTTCAAACACAACCGGAAGTAATTTTGATAGATGCCCATCCACAATATCAAAGTAGCATTTTGGGAAGGGAGTTGGCTGAAAAATGGAATGCGGAATATATCTCCATACAACATCACAAAGCCCATTTTGCAAGTGTTTTAGGCGAACACGATTTATTTGATTCCAAAGAAAAAATACTAGGTCTAGTTTGGGATGGAACTGGGTTTGGAGAAGACAATATGATATGGGGAGGCGAGTCCTTTACGTATCAAAATCACGAAATGGAACGGCTGATTCACTTTGAATATTATGATTGGTTGGCTGCTGATAAAATGGCGAAAGAACCAAGATTGTCCTTTCTCAGTATACTTCCCAATGCAGAAAAGGAAATTGCCAGGAAGAAGTTTTCCGAAACGGAATGGAAAGTCTATTTAAAAATGTTGGAGAACAACCCATTGAAAACATCATCGGTAGGACGCTTGTTTGACGCGGTTGCATCCTTGTTGGGTATAATAGATGTGACTAGCTATGAAGGTGAGGCTGCAATGCTATTAGAAAATCAAGCAAGAATGTATGTTGGAAATGATGAAGTTGATTTTTTAGCAGGGGTAGTATTTGAAAACATTCCAACAAAAACAATTATTCAAAATATTCATCAAGCTATGGTAGATGGTTTCTCAATTCCAAGAATTGCGAATAGTTTTATTCATACGCTAGCGCGCGTGATTTTTAATATAGCAAAGCAGCATAATTTTAGTTGTATTGCTTGTAGTGGCGGGGTTTTTCAAAATGCTGTACTCATCGAAAAGCTTATAAAACTAGCTGAAAATTCGGGAATAAAGTTAAAATTTAATCGTATATTGTCTAGTAACGATGAGAATATTTCGTTCGGTCAGTTATCTTATTATCAGCATATTAAAAAGTAA
- the hypD gene encoding hydrogenase formation protein HypD → MKYMSEYRDPELAKKYLEEIKNTVSRPWSIMEVCGGQTHSLVKNGIIEMLPDSVTMIHGPGCPVCVTPLNLIDKAVYLASDKGVILCSFGDMLRVPGSQKSLLEAKAEGADVRILYSPLEAVKIAEDNPDKEVVFFAVGFETTAPANALSVVHAHRRGVKNYSILASHVLVPPAIKAVIDDEESKIDGFLAAGHVCTIMGNTEYHPISAKYKVPIVVTGFEPLDVLQGILMVIRQLEQSKSEVENQYARIVREEGNRDAQKVIDEVFEVRHQMWRGIGEIPDSGYAVREKYAAFDATKKFSVTIEEAPENPDCISGQVMKGIKKPFECSQFGKACKPTNPLGAPMVSSEGACAAYYHFSGLVEA, encoded by the coding sequence ATGAAATACATGTCTGAATACCGCGACCCTGAACTCGCAAAAAAATATTTGGAAGAAATAAAGAACACCGTTTCTAGACCTTGGTCGATTATGGAAGTTTGTGGTGGGCAAACACATAGCCTTGTGAAAAATGGTATCATTGAAATGTTACCGGATTCGGTTACTATGATTCATGGACCCGGGTGCCCCGTTTGTGTGACTCCTTTGAATTTAATCGATAAAGCGGTGTATCTCGCCTCAGACAAAGGAGTGATTCTTTGCTCCTTTGGAGATATGCTGAGAGTGCCTGGTTCTCAAAAAAGTTTGCTTGAAGCAAAAGCAGAAGGAGCCGATGTACGGATTTTATATTCTCCCTTAGAGGCTGTAAAAATTGCCGAAGACAATCCGGATAAAGAAGTTGTTTTCTTTGCCGTTGGCTTTGAAACAACGGCTCCGGCAAATGCCTTGTCGGTAGTGCACGCGCATCGTAGAGGCGTAAAAAACTATTCTATTTTGGCATCGCATGTCTTGGTGCCACCAGCAATAAAAGCGGTAATCGATGATGAGGAAAGTAAAATAGATGGCTTTTTGGCTGCTGGTCATGTATGTACCATAATGGGCAATACGGAGTATCATCCAATATCGGCCAAATATAAAGTGCCGATCGTGGTTACGGGTTTTGAACCTTTAGATGTGCTGCAAGGTATTTTGATGGTTATCCGTCAATTAGAGCAAAGTAAGTCTGAAGTTGAAAATCAATACGCTAGAATCGTTCGGGAGGAAGGTAATCGTGATGCTCAAAAAGTCATTGATGAAGTTTTTGAAGTTAGACATCAGATGTGGCGGGGTATTGGGGAAATTCCTGATAGCGGCTATGCCGTTCGTGAGAAATATGCAGCGTTTGATGCTACAAAAAAATTTAGTGTCACGATTGAAGAGGCACCTGAAAACCCAGACTGTATTTCAGGTCAGGTTATGAAGGGAATCAAAAAGCCTTTTGAGTGCTCTCAATTTGGTAAAGCGTGTAAACCTACAAATCCACTTGGTGCGCCCATGGTCAGTAGTGAAGGGGCTTGTGCTGCCTATTATCACTTTTCCGGACTAGTTGAAGCTTAA
- a CDS encoding NADH-quinone oxidoreductase subunit B family protein, with product MANVLWLQGGACSGNTMSFLNAEEPTVVELITDFGLNILWHPTTGLQIGDQVQDLLKDILAGKVQMDILVFEGSIIQGPDNTGTMNLFADRPMKDWIKELSEVAGYVVAIGDCATWGGIPAVPPNPSESTGMQFHKKNKGGFLGPDYVSKGGLPVINIPGCPAHPDWITQILVAISVGRIGDVLIDDYHRPKTFFTDFVQTGCTNVVNFAQKVDGGFGQRGNGCLFYEVGCRGPMTRASCNNILWNRQSSKTRANHPCLGCTEPGFPHHDLMKGSVFKTMKYMGTFPKEVPEGRNKLAYYLEAGFQKVLPTNHRVKEGSK from the coding sequence ATGGCAAATGTACTATGGTTACAAGGAGGTGCATGTAGTGGCAACACAATGTCCTTTTTGAACGCCGAAGAACCAACGGTGGTAGAACTTATTACCGATTTCGGGCTAAACATTTTATGGCACCCAACAACCGGTTTACAGATTGGGGACCAAGTTCAAGACCTATTAAAGGATATCCTCGCAGGAAAAGTGCAGATGGATATTCTTGTTTTTGAAGGCTCGATAATTCAAGGCCCGGATAACACAGGAACCATGAACTTATTCGCTGACCGTCCGATGAAGGACTGGATTAAGGAACTCTCAGAAGTTGCGGGCTATGTCGTCGCTATTGGCGATTGCGCAACATGGGGAGGCATACCTGCAGTTCCGCCAAACCCTAGTGAATCTACTGGAATGCAATTCCATAAAAAGAACAAGGGTGGGTTCTTGGGCCCTGACTATGTTTCAAAAGGTGGTTTGCCAGTAATAAATATACCAGGTTGCCCTGCGCACCCAGATTGGATTACTCAAATTCTTGTCGCGATTTCTGTGGGAAGGATAGGCGATGTGCTTATTGATGATTACCACAGGCCAAAAACGTTTTTTACCGACTTTGTTCAGACAGGTTGTACCAACGTAGTCAACTTTGCACAAAAAGTCGATGGTGGATTTGGCCAAAGGGGTAACGGATGCCTCTTTTACGAGGTTGGATGTAGAGGCCCAATGACAAGAGCGAGTTGTAACAATATATTGTGGAACAGACAATCTAGTAAAACCCGAGCTAATCATCCTTGTTTGGGCTGTACCGAACCTGGCTTTCCACATCACGACCTTATGAAAGGTAGTGTTTTTAAGACCATGAAGTACATGGGTACATTTCCTAAAGAAGTCCCAGAGGGTAGGAACAAATTGGCTTACTATTTAGAGGCCGGTTTCCAGAAAGTATTACCTACAAACCATAGGGTTAAGGAAGGTTCAAAATAA
- a CDS encoding nickel-dependent hydrogenase large subunit: MSVTELNISPVGRVEGDLDVKVYIDNGKVTRAHTQAAMFRGFEKIMAGKDPQSGLIVTPRICGICGGSHLYCASSALDTAWGTKLTPNALLLRAIGQASETLQSIPRWYYAIFATDLANKKYADKPLYKEVVKRWSAYVGETFQKGLTASGLPVQIYALFGGQWPHSSYMVPGGVMCAPTLKDITRAHAILAQFKNDWLEPIWLGCSIERYMEIKSWDDMLAWVEENESQKNSDLGLLIRAGIEFGLDKFGQGVGKFLATGTYLHKDRYNNPTIEGRNDALISSSGFFDGENYHEFDHMKVSEHVKHSWYKDQEDGLHPWDEPLPTPMKSQTLHDSDFDNQYSWAKAPRYDGHAAEAGPLARVIMNANPNNKEHQIRDPLFGDIMKKLGPSVFTRVLARVHEAPRIYKFIEQWLSEIDLDGEFYTKPVEKDGKGFGATEAARGALAHWIEIKDGVIKNYQVMAPTTWNVGPQDGNDNPGPIETALLGTTIEDPLDPVEVGIVARSFDSCLVCTVHAHDAQSGVELSRFKL, translated from the coding sequence ATGTCAGTAACAGAATTAAATATATCTCCCGTTGGTCGTGTTGAGGGCGATTTGGATGTGAAGGTCTATATTGACAACGGCAAAGTCACACGCGCCCATACGCAAGCAGCGATGTTCAGGGGTTTTGAGAAAATCATGGCAGGCAAGGATCCACAATCGGGACTCATTGTTACTCCTAGAATTTGTGGTATTTGTGGAGGGTCGCACCTATATTGTGCATCCTCGGCATTAGATACTGCTTGGGGAACAAAGCTAACCCCAAATGCTCTTTTGTTGAGAGCGATTGGTCAGGCTTCGGAAACCCTTCAAAGTATCCCAAGATGGTATTATGCGATTTTCGCCACGGATTTAGCTAATAAAAAGTATGCCGATAAACCTTTATATAAGGAAGTGGTAAAACGCTGGTCCGCCTATGTCGGAGAAACCTTTCAAAAGGGATTGACGGCAAGTGGACTGCCAGTTCAGATTTATGCCTTGTTCGGTGGTCAATGGCCCCACTCAAGTTACATGGTGCCGGGTGGGGTGATGTGCGCTCCTACCTTAAAGGATATTACCAGAGCTCATGCTATACTCGCACAATTTAAAAACGATTGGTTAGAACCGATTTGGTTAGGTTGCTCTATCGAGCGTTATATGGAAATCAAATCTTGGGACGACATGTTGGCGTGGGTCGAAGAAAATGAATCTCAAAAGAATAGTGATCTGGGATTGTTGATTCGTGCGGGTATCGAATTTGGTTTGGATAAATTCGGTCAAGGTGTTGGTAAATTCTTAGCAACAGGAACATACTTGCATAAAGACAGATATAATAATCCAACTATTGAAGGTAGAAATGACGCCTTAATTAGCTCAAGTGGATTCTTTGATGGTGAAAATTATCATGAGTTTGACCACATGAAAGTGAGCGAGCACGTTAAGCATTCGTGGTATAAAGACCAAGAAGATGGGCTTCACCCTTGGGATGAACCGCTTCCGACACCTATGAAATCGCAGACATTGCATGATAGTGACTTTGATAATCAATATAGCTGGGCAAAAGCTCCGCGTTATGACGGACATGCTGCTGAAGCTGGTCCGTTGGCTAGGGTGATTATGAACGCTAACCCAAATAATAAGGAACATCAAATTAGAGATCCTTTATTTGGTGATATCATGAAAAAGCTAGGGCCTAGCGTATTCACTAGAGTTCTTGCTAGAGTTCATGAAGCTCCTAGAATCTATAAATTCATTGAACAATGGTTATCTGAAATTGATTTAGATGGTGAGTTCTACACCAAACCTGTTGAGAAAGACGGCAAAGGTTTTGGTGCTACGGAAGCAGCAAGAGGAGCCTTAGCACATTGGATTGAAATTAAAGATGGTGTTATCAAAAACTATCAAGTTATGGCCCCAACAACTTGGAATGTTGGTCCGCAAGATGGTAATGATAATCCAGGACCTATTGAGACCGCTCTTTTGGGCACAACGATCGAAGACCCATTAGATCCAGTAGAAGTAGGTATTGTAGCGCGCTCTTTCGATTCATGTTTGGTATGTACGGTACATGCCCATGATGCGCAAAGTGGCGTTGAGCTATCAAGATTCAAATTATAA